The Culex pipiens pallens isolate TS chromosome 2, TS_CPP_V2, whole genome shotgun sequence DNA window ACAACACACGAACCATTGCCGCGAACGCAAAACTTCCGATTATGCTTTTTCGGTCGTCTTGCATAAACCATGAGCATTCGTGAGAGAGCAAAGCCTTCTCTCTCTCCCTTTCCGTTCAGCATCCTTCTCCCACCACCACCCATCACATCAAGCGGGTGGGCGCCACCACTTGAGAggaaatttacaaccaaaacaaaacagagCGGCTTCCCAACATTAGTACGCGAGAGAGGTAGAGAGCGTAATCATCCGCGGACAACAAAAAGCTTGCTATGATCTTGCTGCTATGAGCGGAGAGGAGGGCGacttggtttgtttgttttcgttGCAATGTCAAATACCTTTGCAATGTTCTCTCGGTGTAGAACTCTTGAGTAAGAATTTGTATGATGATGGGGGAGGTGGGTGGTTTGAGGGATGAAGTTGCATTTCTACGCGAACTTGTTTATTTATGTTGCAGTCATAAACAGACAAACGGTCCCCTGGGGGTGCTGGGCTGGGTGATGTTTGGGGGTGGCTGTTTGGGTGGATTTATGCACGGTTGGCCACCCTTCGCTGAGAATGTTGCCACTTGGTTGCCACTATTGTTGTGGAAAGGGGGAGGTCGTCGCGATTTAATGGTGTGTTTTGTAGACGTTCAAAGGGAAATCGAGAATAATTTGATAGAATTTTCAGTCTGCAAGAGTCGAGGGAGTGTGTTGCATAATGCTCATTTGCATCAATTTAAAAAgagtttgaaatttgtttaaatatttttatttttcattattaaatCTAGACACAAAACagatttcgcattttttgttcTCGGAACAAACCAAAGTTCTTCTAAAGAGTTAATCACACACCCACACCGTTTCGATGTCTGAAATCAAACTCAAATTACACGAGCAAGTACAATAATCGCTCAACAACTTTGAAGCTCATCATCGCGGGCGAATCTACTCCCGCAGCCAGTCGAGCAGCGTGGGCGTAAAGTACGTGATGATGCAATCCGCACCGGCCCGGCGCATTCCCACCAGAACCTCCCACAACACCGTCCGCAGGTCGAACGCACCGATCTTGCCGGCGTTCAGCAGCATGGAGTACTCGCCGGACACCTGGTAGATGAACAGCGGAAGCTCCGGGTAGTCGTCCTTCACCTGCTTGACGATGTCCAGGTAGGCCATGCCGGGCTTCACCATCAGCATGTCGGCGCCTTCTTCGACGTCGCGTTTCTGAAATTGAGAAGAATTTTAAATCCTGATTAAATAATTCTTCTACATTTTGTATgagttaaattttgtaatgaagaaaactgacaagactagttcagtttttgttcatGTCAGTGCCTTCTTCAACATCTCTCAGTTTCCTAAAAGAAAAAGTTCCACAGAATCCATTACAAAGAACTTTTCTCCGATATTGCTTCTTGCGCAAGCATTTCCCACAGCGCAAATAATATCTCCCACCCTGAAAGCCCCAAGCATCCTAAAGAATTCAGAACTTTCCGAGGGAGTTGGAGCAAGCAAAACAAAGAACGATTCCGGCTTCAGTTTTTCGAGCTTGTTTTAGAGAGAAGAGCCATTGCCTTTTGACTCCTCGACGCCGCTAGATAGTCAGAACCACGTGGCGGAGCAGCAGTACATAATGAACTGTGTTTTGCCGAAATTTCAAGAACCAAAACAAAACGCCCACCAAAATATTGCTTCTGAGACTGCGCAACAAATGTTTCCAATTCCAGTGGGGCATTTCAAAAAGGTCTTACCGCAGCTCGTCGTGCAATCCCCTTCGATCCCGGTGGCAGCTGGTAGCACTTGCGGTCCCCAAAGGCCGGTGCCGATTTGGCCGCATCCCGGAACGGTCCGTAAAATCCGGACGCAAACTTGACCGAGTACGACAGCACCGAAACCCGATTCTCCAGCTTATTCTCCCGCAAAATCTTCTTGATCGCCCAAATCCGGTTGTCCATCATGTCCGACGGGGCCACAATCTGCGCCCCAGCCCGGGCATAGGCCAGCGAGATTTCCGCGATCCGCTGGATGCTGGGTTCGTTGTCGATGACGCCGTCCTCCGTGAGGACACCGCAGTGACCGTGGCTGGTGTACGGACAGAGGCACACGTCGCAGGCGATCAGCAGATCGGGGAACCATTTGCGGAGCAGCGGCAGCGCTTTGACCACGGGGTTGTCCTGCGAGTCGGCGCCGGTGCCGGTGGGGTCCTGGAATGGGAGAGGAAATTGGTataataaattgatttattaGGGTATCACTTTTGAAGCAATCATATTATATTTATATAAGGCTGattgaaaaaattatttaaagttttttttcaatgtcgggttgaaaaataagcaaaaaatgtttttttctaaaatcttcaaaattccaaaggaatttaagtgcaatcacctgaaatcaatttaaaatgcattcatgcattgtttagaatcattttcagaatgtttggaattattaaaaaatcttttgaatttttgaaagttttcgatgattagtaccgcaaaaagttaaattttacaactttttataactaattattgcaaaacaactgaacttgtgtaaaatgcattttaaaacattttccatgaaaatgtttaaaacatggcttgttatttcaatatttatatttgtttGGACCTCGACCCCTGCCAGAGccgggggacaaaaactttgcaaaatatttgcatcggccttaatgtAAATAAACTAAGGAGCAGGCCAAGGATGAActtattattattgtttatgTTTAAAGTAATGGAAATATTAAAGGAATTTATAGAATGAGCAACATAAATATTAGAATGTAACAAAATGGGTAAATTGgtagaaaagtgttcaaagtacctcaagctttaacaaattatgaaaagtttgaaaagttagttaaaAAGAAGTATGAAAGCAGAGAttaataggattttttaaattcttaaatagtcatggttttctcaatgaaaatgtgtTTGATTCGGAAAACGAACtataaaatcggattttttaaacaatttaaattattcacCAAATTAGGTTTCAAGTTTATgtgttattaaaatataaatcaacAATATCTTCCGATTTATAGGCATTTCCGGTAGAATAATGTTCtatataaatttagaaaatgtttgAATCACAACTAGTTTTGGTggaaaaaaatttatattttcatgaattttgatcaaaCTTAGTACTTTTTATTCacttaacataaaatttatatgattgttataatattttaattaacttAATGGAACAAACATTTAGTTATAATTTTCTAGTTATTAATTTGACATCattaattcaatttgctcattttttggCTGCAATTTGTCAGAAACACACTTTCAAAGTCATCCTGGTTTTTAAagtaacaatttttaatgatacttttttatatgaaaaataaatcctatcaatgtcaccccaaaTCGAATCTCAAATTTAAGCTTGCTtggtaaaattgaaatttgtaacTGATAaagtttttgataaagtgcaccgttttcgataTCCAAACATTTTAAGGATAAATTATGAATTCTATTTCTCTTTACCCTTAGTAATGGTCAATGCTGAGGGACAGaatcttttgataaaatttgtagaaggcttattttttctttgaaaaatcagtttaacggattattcaataaaaaggtaaaacaaattaaattaaaataaacataattgaaatatctgaaaagAGACGATATCATTCAACAACAcataatttccaaatatttcgatttattttttggtttctctttatttaaaacttttattcattataaacaaaaaagcttcaataaattaaatgatTGCCGAATACTTGTTATGGGAGATAGATAATTTATACATTAAAATAACCTTTAAAATAGTGAAAAGTCAAATTGCACATATTttctaactaaaaaaaaaagattcaaaatcaGACAcatttttccgtttattttttaattttgaaagttgcatgcatttttgaaatatatttctttattttgtgtttttgaaccaccttaagtaaaatgtaaacaaaaccacaaacaaataattaaaaaaaaaagttttttgggcCTTCTAAAacaaaactccagaaatttaatttagaaaaaacaatcaaaatttttgtagcgTAAAAACCACAAcatcgtttcttttttttttgaatatgtggtcTTACATTTACATTTGTTATTCGATTATCACCTAATGTTGGCCTAACAGCATTTTACGATCAGCTACTGTTGAGTAATActctaaaatttcacaaattttgtcgtaatttttaacttgtttttttttgattagttgAAACTTCTCCATGCATTCCCTTTTTCAAACGaagtaattttgcattatttgttttttgatactagtcttcaaaatattttcgatcTGGTCATACAATATGGGTacgtaaattttcgaaaatttgttcCACAAGAGGGTATTTTCTGATtcatttggtgtcttgggcaaagttttaggttatgataagaacttaaaaaaatagtaggCAGAATGAAAAAAACTCCTAATTTATTTTTACGCTGGAgatatatattgaaaaaaaaaggtttttttttaacatttccaaaacaaacttgtatcaattttaaatgcaaaataaaatttgaaattataaattacgcttttttttataaagtttccTATTTCAAGAAATCAGGAAATATATTTCCGAGATATtgcgagttgaaaaaaaaaaacaattagccCACGCTGAGGAATTTCATCCAATTCAATAAAAACAAGATAAGTCGATTTACTGTCCAacatttttggctcaattttcacagttttgatcgtcaaaataacAATCGCCCTTTTTTGATGGTTTATTTGGTGAAATTGGtttcagatgaccagtgaacatagcTTTAATaatagatttgaaaaatatttttgcaattcgttTTTATGcaagttttaagtgaaaaatggTCCGGCCGGCCcggataaaaacaaaataaactatgaaaaatgtgcaattgttattttgacgatcaaaaatgtgaaaattgagccaaaaaggttTCGCATGCCTGTCGTAGACAATTATCAATTACTCAGCTTCTAAaaggcgttttcaactgaaaatgagtaataaatagcttagCATGAGCTTGAGCACGCAAGTTACtcctaaaagtttttaaaataagttgttttaaTAGTTAAAATCAGCAAAGTTAATAGAAGTAGGACCGAATCCGAAGCTTACCAAACATATGATAACTTCCTCTAAATAGACTTTTGACGTAAACTTTGATTACTATCtagaaaaataagaaattcaaaCAACATACCTTCGGCAACTTTTCCACAACTCCAAACAGCAAAATCGACGCCAGTCCCTTCTCGACCAGCGGCGTCAAGTGCTTCTTCAGTGGGTTGATCCCGTACCGGGCCACTCCGGGCATGCTGGTAATCTCCTGAATCGCATCGTCATCTTCCCTGCAAGTGATAAGTACCATTGCAAATAGTTGAGTGAACTGATTTTATCAAGCCACTACGTGACACTCACACAAGAAAGATCGGATACATCAAATTGTGGGCCGCAATGTCCACGTCCTGGCACTGGAGCTTGCGCA harbors:
- the LOC120430863 gene encoding delta-aminolevulinic acid dehydratase-like gives rise to the protein MSLTKLHSSIFHPTLRKLQCQDVDIAAHNLMYPIFLVEDDDAIQEITSMPGVARYGINPLKKHLTPLVEKGLASILLFGVVEKLPKDPTGTGADSQDNPVVKALPLLRKWFPDLLIACDVCLCPYTSHGHCGVLTEDGVIDNEPSIQRIAEISLAYARAGAQIVAPSDMMDNRIWAIKKILRENKLENRVSVLSYSVKFASGFYGPFRDAAKSAPAFGDRKCYQLPPGSKGIARRAAKRDVEEGADMLMVKPGMAYLDIVKQVKDDYPELPLFIYQVSGEYSMLLNAGKIGAFDLRTVLWEVLVGMRRAGADCIITYFTPTLLDWLRE